One genomic region from Geothermobacter ehrlichii encodes:
- a CDS encoding fatty acid--CoA ligase has product MPDLTIPRAESAYSYPLLIKNLLDAPVVSNPDQEIVYRDRMRYSYRTFRERVCRLANALEKLRVKPGDTVAVMDYDSHRYLECFYAVPMLGAVLHTVNVKLSPEQILYTIDHAEDDILLVHADFLPLLAQIRGRIDTVRAMVLLQDEPVSPPEGLEFAGEYEALLAEADRHYEFRDFDENIRATTFYTTGTTGLPKGVYFSQRQLVLHTLGTMAALASAPSQGRFHTGDVYMPITPMFHVHAWGVPYIATSLGVKQVYPGRYAPDVLLDLIEKEGVTFSHCVPTILHMLLNHPDIEKRDLSRWKVLIGGSALPKALCARALELGIDLYSGYGMSETCPVLTLAQVPEAELGSDNELEIRCKTGRPLPLVDLRIVDEQMRDVPADGESVGEIVVRAPWLTQGYLKDQRNSEQLWRGGYLHTGDVACRDAKGYVKITDRIKDVIKIGGEWISSLELEDLLIQHPAVAEVAVIGDPDPKWGERPLALVVPQGELDEKALVTHLKGFIDRGLMSKQALLLKVKLVEQIDKTSVGKINKRLLREKHAGRV; this is encoded by the coding sequence ATGCCCGATCTGACCATTCCCCGAGCCGAGTCTGCCTACAGTTACCCCCTGCTGATCAAAAATCTGCTCGACGCTCCCGTTGTCAGCAATCCCGACCAGGAGATCGTCTACCGGGACCGGATGCGCTACAGCTACCGCACCTTCAGGGAACGGGTCTGCCGTCTGGCCAACGCCCTGGAAAAGCTGAGGGTGAAGCCGGGGGATACGGTGGCGGTGATGGATTACGACAGTCACCGCTATCTCGAATGTTTCTACGCCGTGCCCATGCTGGGAGCGGTGCTGCATACGGTCAATGTCAAGCTGTCGCCGGAGCAGATTCTCTACACCATCGATCATGCCGAGGACGACATCCTGCTGGTGCATGCCGATTTTCTGCCGTTACTGGCGCAGATTCGCGGCCGTATCGACACGGTACGGGCTATGGTGCTGCTGCAGGACGAGCCGGTGTCGCCGCCGGAAGGGCTGGAGTTCGCCGGCGAGTACGAGGCGTTGCTGGCAGAGGCGGACCGCCACTACGAGTTTCGCGATTTTGACGAGAACATCCGGGCGACGACCTTCTACACCACCGGCACCACGGGGCTGCCCAAGGGGGTCTACTTCAGCCAGCGGCAGCTGGTGCTGCACACCCTCGGCACCATGGCCGCCCTGGCCTCGGCGCCCAGCCAGGGCCGGTTTCACACCGGCGACGTCTACATGCCGATCACGCCCATGTTTCACGTTCATGCCTGGGGCGTGCCCTACATCGCCACCTCCCTGGGGGTGAAGCAGGTCTATCCCGGTCGCTATGCGCCCGATGTTCTGCTCGACCTGATCGAGAAGGAGGGGGTTACCTTCTCCCACTGCGTGCCGACCATCCTGCACATGCTGCTGAACCATCCCGACATCGAGAAGCGGGACCTGTCGCGCTGGAAGGTGCTCATCGGCGGTTCGGCGTTGCCCAAGGCTTTGTGCGCCCGGGCGCTGGAGCTTGGCATCGACCTCTACTCCGGCTACGGCATGTCCGAAACCTGTCCGGTGCTGACCCTGGCCCAGGTGCCCGAGGCCGAGCTGGGCAGCGACAATGAACTCGAGATCCGCTGCAAGACCGGTCGGCCCCTGCCGCTGGTCGATCTGCGGATCGTCGACGAGCAGATGCGGGATGTCCCCGCCGACGGCGAGAGTGTTGGCGAGATCGTGGTGCGGGCGCCCTGGCTGACCCAGGGCTACCTGAAGGACCAGCGCAATTCCGAACAGCTCTGGCGCGGCGGCTATCTGCACACCGGCGATGTCGCCTGCCGGGACGCCAAAGGCTATGTCAAGATCACCGACCGGATCAAGGATGTGATCAAGATCGGCGGCGAGTGGATCTCCTCCCTCGAACTGGAGGATCTGCTCATCCAGCATCCGGCCGTAGCCGAAGTGGCGGTGATCGGCGATCCCGATCCGAAGTGGGGCGAACGGCCCCTGGCGCTGGTGGTGCCGCAGGGTGAACTGGACGAGAAGGCCCTGGTGACGCATCTGAAGGGCTTCATCGACCGCGGCCTGATGTCCAAGCAGGCCCTGCTGTTGAAGGTGAAGCTGGTGGAGCAGATCGACAAGACCAGCGTCGGCAAGATCAACAAGCGTCTTCTGCGGGAGAAACACGCCGGCAGGGTATGA
- a CDS encoding YceH family protein, whose protein sequence is MLRPLTATEVRVLGCLAEKELATPEYYPLSLNALVNACNQKSNRDPVMQLTAEDVAEAIAALRPLGLVMQSNDGGRVAKFAHNLSGKLHLVPAELAILAELLLRGPQTPGELRQRTARMHAFDSLESLERSVEEMLQRQQPILTRLPRQPGRKEQRIAHLLAGEPEVETAPAAEPAAVATARERQERLDRLEQAVEQLRNELAGLRAEFERFKKEFE, encoded by the coding sequence ATGCTAAGACCGCTGACCGCCACGGAAGTCCGGGTGCTCGGCTGCCTGGCGGAAAAGGAGCTGGCCACCCCCGAATACTACCCGCTCAGCCTGAACGCACTGGTCAACGCCTGCAACCAGAAATCGAACCGCGATCCGGTCATGCAGTTGACCGCGGAGGATGTCGCCGAGGCCATCGCTGCCCTGCGTCCCCTGGGGCTGGTCATGCAGTCGAACGACGGCGGCCGGGTAGCCAAGTTCGCCCACAACCTGAGCGGCAAACTGCATCTGGTGCCGGCCGAACTGGCGATTCTGGCCGAACTGCTGCTGCGCGGCCCGCAGACACCGGGCGAGCTGCGCCAGCGTACGGCGCGGATGCACGCCTTCGACAGCCTGGAAAGCCTGGAACGATCCGTCGAGGAGATGCTGCAGCGGCAGCAACCGATCCTGACCCGCCTGCCACGCCAGCCCGGGCGCAAGGAGCAGCGCATCGCCCACCTGCTGGCGGGCGAACCGGAAGTCGAAACTGCTCCCGCCGCCGAACCTGCGGCAGTGGCCACGGCCAGAGAGCGGCAGGAAAGACTGGACCGGCTGGAACAGGCCGTCGAACAGCTGCGCAACGAACTGGCCGGACTGCGAGCAGAATTCGAACGCTTCAAAAAGGAATTCGAGTAA